One part of the Mariniflexile litorale genome encodes these proteins:
- a CDS encoding TonB-dependent receptor → MNLKNKLALIAILLFNVSVFAQNITVKGQVVSATDNIPIPGVNVIVANTTTGTTTDFDGNYQIQVNSGDVLQFSYIGFVTQVQEIKDQKTINVSLKEDLATLDEVVVIGYGTQKKSHTTGSISKVVNDDLDQIAMARVDDALIGQVSGVNIQATDGEAGAAPTISIRGVGSMAGDSTPLVVVDGVIVGSDFLGSLNMNDVESFEILKDAASSAIYGSKGANGIIMITTKSGKEGKTKFSYGTFTGYKTARHSDAYTFSIAETAAAEMAENGVLSNQTLYKTLIGVDRSWQDVIFDGGLIKNHSLSVRGGNDKTKFSVGANYLHDEGVLLTDDYKKYGISLKVDTKVNEKFSFGANLSPSYTNRRRFDGSTHDILRQTNWLPLYHDANTIRFVDRNAYPDVQVGDYALQYHFDNYDLFGDGTTSVDISNTSNTNPAAKVLERNRKDKKFKLYGSIYGKYQIIDGLNFRTTLSGSFQDTKRIRWQGVLSSRNGASGAEMNEISQREIYMISDNFLSYDKSFGKHDLSILGGFSAEKRDAFFSTITGTGYTSDAVQQITNATLIANADAFEWQKTGLSYVSRLNYAYADKYLASFSFRRDGSSIFGKDFKYGNFPAASIGWNIGKEDFLQDSDVVSSLKLRASYGVTGNDILNTGSVDPDSSSSTSSLSTGNVLVDYYPSLGLLGATTAVVGGNLVAGFNPINVANAELQWERLVEINPGIDFGFFNNRISGSVDWYQRTSDQLLLNNPISVTTGFNAALVNLGEVRNEGIEVEFRTRNITNEKFRWSSTIIATSNKNTLVDFADSNGQITNVDEKRAAEWINLEGQPISTFYGWVVDRDIPLEYINNPYHPVGGEAQDVYVKDLNGDGIIDDEDKAALGDPYPNLIWSFTNEFKIGAFDFSFMFQGSHGAEVRNMGDQYIFNHFNSSQDFNPSTTPDQQFIKEKIFTDDIIQDASYIALRNVNIGYEFPKDMISKYGISGLRIYASGQNLMYKTADDYTGFNPESIDRTSPTSYGYQRGGSPIYSTISLGLNLDF, encoded by the coding sequence ATGAATTTAAAAAACAAGTTGGCTCTTATTGCAATATTGCTTTTCAATGTTTCAGTATTTGCACAAAACATCACTGTAAAAGGTCAAGTTGTGTCGGCAACAGATAATATACCAATTCCTGGTGTAAATGTTATTGTTGCCAATACAACTACAGGTACTACTACCGATTTTGATGGAAACTATCAAATTCAAGTGAACAGTGGAGATGTATTACAATTCTCTTATATTGGATTTGTTACCCAAGTTCAAGAAATTAAAGATCAAAAAACTATTAATGTTTCTTTAAAAGAAGATCTAGCAACTTTAGATGAAGTTGTTGTGATTGGTTATGGTACTCAAAAGAAAAGTCATACTACAGGTTCAATTTCTAAAGTAGTAAATGATGATTTAGATCAAATAGCAATGGCAAGGGTAGATGATGCATTGATAGGGCAAGTTTCTGGGGTTAATATTCAAGCAACTGATGGTGAAGCAGGAGCAGCGCCTACTATAAGTATTAGAGGTGTGGGATCTATGGCCGGTGATTCAACGCCCTTAGTAGTTGTTGATGGTGTGATTGTAGGTTCTGATTTTTTAGGGTCTTTAAATATGAACGATGTAGAATCGTTTGAGATTTTAAAAGATGCTGCTTCTTCAGCGATTTACGGTTCAAAAGGTGCTAATGGTATTATCATGATTACTACAAAAAGTGGTAAAGAAGGAAAAACAAAATTTAGTTATGGTACGTTTACAGGTTATAAAACAGCAAGACATAGTGATGCTTATACGTTTTCAATAGCAGAGACTGCAGCAGCAGAAATGGCAGAAAATGGTGTTCTTTCTAATCAAACGTTGTATAAAACTTTAATTGGAGTAGACCGTTCATGGCAAGATGTGATTTTCGATGGAGGTCTAATAAAAAATCATTCTTTAAGTGTAAGAGGTGGAAACGATAAAACAAAGTTTAGTGTGGGTGCTAATTACCTACATGATGAAGGTGTTTTATTGACTGACGATTATAAAAAGTATGGGATAAGCCTTAAAGTGGATACGAAGGTTAATGAAAAATTCTCGTTTGGAGCAAACCTTTCACCATCTTATACCAACAGAAGGCGTTTTGACGGTTCTACCCATGATATATTAAGACAAACCAACTGGTTGCCACTGTATCATGATGCGAATACTATACGATTTGTAGATAGAAATGCATATCCAGACGTTCAAGTTGGAGATTATGCACTTCAATATCATTTTGATAATTATGATTTATTTGGTGATGGAACAACATCTGTTGATATTAGCAATACATCTAATACAAACCCTGCGGCAAAAGTTTTAGAGCGAAATCGTAAGGATAAAAAGTTTAAACTTTATGGAAGTATATATGGTAAATATCAAATTATTGATGGTTTAAATTTTAGAACAACATTATCTGGATCTTTTCAAGATACTAAAAGAATTAGATGGCAAGGTGTATTATCTAGTAGAAATGGAGCTTCAGGAGCTGAGATGAATGAAATTAGTCAAAGAGAAATTTATATGATTTCTGATAATTTCTTGTCTTATGATAAATCTTTTGGAAAACATGATTTAAGTATTCTTGGGGGTTTTTCAGCAGAAAAAAGAGATGCATTTTTCTCAACTATTACAGGTACAGGATATACATCAGATGCTGTACAGCAAATAACAAATGCTACATTAATTGCTAATGCAGATGCTTTTGAATGGCAAAAAACAGGACTTTCTTATGTCTCAAGGTTAAACTATGCTTATGCAGATAAGTATTTGGCCTCTTTCAGTTTTAGAAGAGATGGTAGTTCTATTTTTGGTAAGGATTTTAAATATGGTAATTTTCCAGCTGCATCTATTGGATGGAATATAGGTAAAGAGGACTTTTTACAAGATAGTGATGTTGTAAGTTCTTTAAAGCTTAGAGCTAGTTATGGTGTAACTGGTAATGACATCCTTAACACGGGTAGTGTTGATCCTGATTCAAGTAGTAGTACAAGTTCTTTAAGTACAGGTAATGTTTTAGTTGATTATTATCCATCATTAGGTTTATTGGGAGCGACAACAGCAGTAGTTGGAGGAAACTTGGTTGCTGGATTTAACCCCATAAATGTTGCAAATGCAGAATTACAATGGGAACGATTAGTAGAAATTAACCCTGGTATCGACTTTGGGTTTTTTAACAATAGAATTTCAGGGTCTGTAGATTGGTATCAAAGAACGAGTGACCAATTACTCTTGAATAATCCAATTTCAGTAACAACAGGTTTTAACGCAGCTCTAGTAAATCTTGGAGAGGTGAGAAATGAAGGTATTGAAGTTGAATTTAGAACCAGAAATATTACTAACGAAAAATTTAGATGGTCTTCAACAATTATTGCCACGTCAAACAAAAACACGTTAGTTGATTTTGCTGATTCAAATGGACAAATTACCAATGTAGATGAGAAAAGAGCAGCAGAGTGGATTAACTTAGAAGGGCAACCCATATCCACTTTCTATGGTTGGGTAGTTGATAGAGATATACCTTTAGAATATATTAATAATCCATACCATCCAGTAGGAGGAGAGGCACAAGATGTGTATGTGAAAGATTTAAATGGAGATGGTATTATTGATGATGAAGATAAAGCAGCTCTTGGGGATCCATATCCTAACTTAATATGGAGTTTTACTAACGAATTTAAAATAGGAGCTTTCGATTTTAGTTTTATGTTTCAAGGTTCTCACGGTGCTGAGGTTAGAAATATGGGAGACCAATATATTTTCAACCATTTTAATAGTAGTCAAGATTTTAATCCATCTACAACACCTGATCAGCAATTCATTAAAGAAAAAATATTTACTGACGATATCATTCAAGATGCATCTTATATCGCTTTAAGAAATGTAAATATAGGATATGAATTTCCTAAAGATATGATTTCAAAATATGGTATTTCTGGTTTGCGAATTTATGCTTCTGGACAAAATTTAATGTACAAAACAGCAGATGATTATACTGGTTTTAACCCAGAGTCTATAGACAGAACAAGCCCAACTTCATATGGATATCAAAGAGGAGGATCACCTATTTATAGTACAATATCTTTAGGACTAAATCTTGATTTTTAA
- a CDS encoding RagB/SusD family nutrient uptake outer membrane protein — MKHIKVLVMLLLGIIIISCQSDFLEPELTSGVVSAEYYTTTEEVETAVINMYDGIQGVNSTNTDDNHGIQIEFYVTEMRSDNTRTKSQEGEAAQFESYRVAATNGIVSDYYASFYNVIFRANIVLDNLGVVTDPSKAAAFESEAKFVRAYAYFNLVRLFGDLPLVDRVISRFETDIQFTRVSTDKIYDLIISDLGTAVTGLDNTYKTRASKAAAQGLLAKVYLTRGEYLKAQVLCESIISLSPGTFGLLDNYNDVFYTERHKEILFAIGFTPSLTSDSQSFSAEMMNGVGRTSGVNYVTDDAKAIFAQYGGNRTQYSLRTDPSQTTQTQVAKYFPNGDSGGSTGKKFTEGDPTLAGNDWIVLRYADVLLMHVEAIMGAGTETNTDAALTSFNLIRNRAAMPLKTIGVDKITKQELLDERRVELAFENHRLFDLIRFGEAESVLSALSAANGYGYTSSDLLLPIPQNEINISQGVMKQNP; from the coding sequence ATGAAACATATAAAAGTATTAGTAATGCTTTTGCTAGGAATAATAATTATTTCCTGTCAAAGCGATTTTTTAGAACCAGAGCTTACATCTGGTGTTGTCTCAGCGGAGTACTACACAACAACAGAAGAGGTTGAAACAGCGGTTATTAATATGTATGATGGCATTCAAGGAGTAAATTCAACCAATACAGATGACAATCATGGTATCCAGATTGAATTTTATGTTACTGAAATGCGAAGTGATAATACGAGAACCAAAAGTCAAGAAGGTGAAGCTGCACAGTTTGAATCTTATAGAGTTGCAGCAACCAATGGTATTGTATCTGATTATTATGCAAGCTTTTATAACGTTATTTTTAGAGCTAATATCGTATTAGATAATTTGGGAGTAGTAACCGATCCTAGTAAGGCAGCAGCTTTCGAATCCGAAGCTAAATTCGTTAGAGCTTATGCTTATTTTAATTTGGTGCGTTTGTTTGGAGATCTACCCTTAGTAGATAGAGTGATCTCTCGTTTCGAAACTGATATACAATTTACAAGGGTGTCCACGGACAAAATTTACGATCTCATAATAAGTGATCTAGGAACAGCAGTTACAGGTTTGGATAATACTTATAAAACAAGAGCATCAAAGGCAGCAGCTCAGGGCTTGTTAGCTAAAGTATATTTAACTAGAGGAGAATATCTTAAGGCACAAGTTTTATGTGAAAGCATTATTAGTCTTAGTCCAGGAACTTTTGGTTTGTTAGATAATTATAACGACGTGTTTTATACCGAACGCCATAAAGAAATCCTCTTCGCTATAGGGTTTACGCCTTCATTAACCAGTGACAGTCAAAGCTTTTCTGCAGAAATGATGAATGGTGTAGGTCGAACTTCGGGTGTTAATTATGTTACAGATGATGCTAAGGCCATCTTTGCACAATATGGAGGTAATAGAACTCAATATTCATTAAGAACCGATCCAAGTCAAACAACTCAAACACAAGTAGCAAAATACTTTCCTAATGGTGACAGCGGAGGATCAACTGGGAAAAAATTTACTGAAGGAGATCCCACACTAGCCGGTAACGACTGGATTGTGTTGCGTTATGCTGATGTGTTATTAATGCATGTAGAAGCTATTATGGGAGCAGGTACAGAAACCAATACGGATGCGGCATTAACGTCTTTTAACTTAATTAGAAATAGAGCCGCCATGCCACTTAAAACAATAGGTGTTGATAAAATTACCAAGCAAGAGTTATTGGATGAAAGACGTGTTGAGCTTGCTTTTGAAAATCATCGTTTATTTGATCTTATAAGATTTGGAGAAGCAGAATCTGTACTGTCTGCTTTATCAGCCGCAAATGGTTATGGATATACTTCATCTGATCTTTTACTACCAATTCCCCAAAATGAAATTAATATAAGCCAAGGGGTAATGAAACAGAACCCATGA
- a CDS encoding PKD domain-containing protein: MKNKLKIITTFHRSISMSLMVLTLFLMSSCDPSLSGLEYDLPETNSKADENPPEANFLISVTKNYLAYTFANSSTSSTDYIWDYGDGNTSTGVDGSNTFPGEGTYVVTLTATDKLGVSSTKSVEVIVVMPPVSDKLLPIIQEPGFDLGDANGAPDGDSRLAWTAPSTMDKIGTNNPLIAITSTNLSEPWAAKIDVDSDRFGYQELSEMSPNTDYVLTFWYRFNDKTADQTDGSLRVSMIKPITLYSELATNTVASITINGSADNEKTWTKGTLEFNSGTTTTLVIFFDNEVEEIALDNFDLAIK, from the coding sequence ATGAAAAATAAACTAAAAATTATAACTACATTCCATAGGTCTATATCGATGAGTTTAATGGTCTTGACATTATTTCTTATGTCATCATGCGACCCTTCGTTAAGCGGTTTGGAATATGATTTGCCAGAAACAAATTCTAAGGCAGACGAAAACCCTCCAGAGGCAAATTTTCTTATTTCTGTAACAAAAAATTATTTGGCATATACATTTGCAAATAGTTCTACAAGTTCTACAGATTATATTTGGGATTATGGTGATGGAAATACATCTACGGGTGTAGATGGTTCTAATACTTTTCCAGGAGAAGGTACCTATGTTGTAACCTTAACAGCTACGGACAAACTAGGAGTTTCAAGTACAAAATCTGTAGAGGTTATTGTTGTAATGCCTCCTGTTTCAGATAAGTTGCTTCCTATAATACAAGAGCCTGGTTTTGATTTGGGTGATGCCAATGGTGCTCCTGATGGAGATAGCAGGCTGGCATGGACAGCGCCAAGTACAATGGATAAAATTGGTACAAATAACCCTTTAATAGCCATTACTAGTACTAATTTATCAGAGCCATGGGCAGCTAAAATTGATGTGGATTCTGATCGGTTTGGGTATCAAGAATTGTCTGAAATGAGTCCTAACACAGATTATGTATTAACCTTTTGGTATAGATTTAATGATAAAACAGCCGATCAAACAGATGGATCATTGCGTGTTTCTATGATTAAACCAATAACATTGTATAGTGAGTTAGCCACCAATACGGTAGCTTCCATTACTATAAATGGATCAGCAGACAATGAAAAAACATGGACGAAAGGAACATTAGAGTTTAATTCTGGAACAACGACAACGTTAGTTATCTTTTTTGATAATGAAGTTGAAGAAATTGCTTTGGATAATTTTGATCTTGCAATAAAGTAA
- a CDS encoding polysaccharide lyase family 7 protein — protein MKFYRKEFLLIAIILLSVNATCQDNTSSVTDADSKVEKRSKKKKRYKLSNIDLSHWSVTTPELNEKGKATNIEPPEILNYASDERLLKYMYNDSTSGTLMFYAYPSEATTANTKYSRSELREQMVPGNNAVNWTFAQGGTMKGKLAMEDVSKDANGKYHKVIIMQIHGRLTNKQRDLIKQKDNNAPPILKIYWQDGKIRVKTKELKDVSVIGDALLHEDAWGDDEGFNFEQEVGFGKFTLEVRASDGKMVVVLNNSEYKVYENIHIKKWGVFENYFKAGNYFQSRDEGAFATVKYYELEVTH, from the coding sequence ATGAAATTTTATCGAAAAGAATTCTTATTAATAGCTATTATATTGCTATCTGTCAATGCTACTTGTCAAGATAATACAAGTAGTGTTACAGATGCGGATTCTAAAGTTGAAAAACGAAGCAAAAAGAAAAAAAGGTACAAGTTATCAAACATTGATTTAAGTCACTGGAGTGTTACAACACCAGAATTAAATGAAAAAGGGAAGGCAACTAATATTGAGCCACCTGAAATTTTAAATTATGCTTCAGACGAGAGGTTGTTAAAGTATATGTATAATGATTCAACTAGCGGAACATTAATGTTTTATGCGTACCCAAGCGAAGCCACAACAGCGAATACTAAATACTCACGATCAGAGTTGCGAGAGCAAATGGTACCTGGTAACAATGCTGTTAATTGGACGTTTGCACAAGGAGGTACTATGAAAGGGAAATTGGCGATGGAAGATGTTTCAAAGGATGCAAATGGTAAATATCATAAAGTAATCATCATGCAAATACATGGCCGCTTAACAAACAAACAACGTGATTTAATTAAGCAAAAAGATAATAACGCGCCTCCAATTTTAAAAATTTATTGGCAAGATGGTAAAATACGAGTTAAAACTAAAGAGCTTAAAGATGTAAGTGTCATTGGTGATGCATTATTACATGAAGATGCTTGGGGGGATGACGAAGGTTTTAATTTTGAACAAGAAGTAGGCTTTGGAAAATTCACATTGGAAGTAAGAGCATCTGATGGAAAAATGGTTGTGGTATTAAATAATTCTGAATATAAAGTTTATGAAAATATTCACATTAAGAAATGGGGTGTTTTTGAAAACTACTTTAAAGCAGGAAACTACTTTCAATCGAGAGATGAAGGGGCATTTGCTACAGTAAAGTATTACGAATTGGAAGTAACCCATTAA
- a CDS encoding FadR/GntR family transcriptional regulator has product MNLEILSINENQELQNIVIDKIRELINYKNLEPNDKLPSERMLSDKFEVSRGVVRDAIQKLEFYGLLKSIPQSGTFVANVGAIAMNGIVDDILELKRPDFKSLVETRILLELKTVKLASLRRTGEDLKRMKRALNAYSKKVLNNEKAVQEDLLFHLAIAKASKNSTLNTFMLSITPEIITNFAKYHVCDEDLAMSGIDEHTAIYEAIKNQDPTQAKEKMKIHFKTLYQYCYNK; this is encoded by the coding sequence ATGAATTTAGAAATATTATCAATTAATGAGAATCAAGAGTTACAAAATATTGTTATTGATAAAATACGAGAATTAATTAATTATAAAAATTTAGAGCCTAACGATAAATTACCTTCAGAACGTATGTTGTCTGATAAGTTTGAAGTTAGTAGAGGGGTGGTAAGAGATGCTATTCAAAAGCTTGAGTTTTACGGGTTGTTAAAATCCATTCCACAAAGTGGAACATTTGTAGCAAATGTAGGAGCCATTGCCATGAATGGTATTGTTGATGATATTTTAGAATTAAAAAGACCAGATTTTAAATCATTGGTTGAGACTAGGATTCTGTTGGAGTTAAAAACAGTAAAGTTAGCATCATTAAGAAGAACAGGAGAAGATTTGAAACGAATGAAAAGAGCACTTAATGCTTATTCAAAAAAAGTATTGAATAACGAAAAGGCAGTTCAAGAAGATTTGCTATTTCATTTAGCAATAGCAAAAGCAAGTAAAAACAGTACCTTGAATACGTTTATGTTATCTATAACACCTGAAATAATAACCAATTTTGCAAAGTACCATGTTTGCGATGAAGATTTGGCTATGTCAGGAATAGACGAGCATACAGCTATTTATGAGGCTATAAAGAATCAAGACCCAACTCAGGCTAAGGAAAAAATGAAAATACATTTTAAAACATTATATCAATATTGTTATAATAAATAA
- a CDS encoding MFS transporter — protein MKIKGLRWLIIALIFLATVINYIDRSALSIMWGNENVDGSISKSLGLTKNDYGLILNIFMVAYALGQLFSGKIFDKVGTRIGYVLSIGIWSLSTILHSTIRGFYSIAFFRSTLGLSEAGNWPGAVKSNAEWFPIKERAIAQGLFNAGASIGSVIAPPFIATLFVAFGWRTTFIVVGSLGLLWIIPWLLVNKAGPKKHPWITEEEKKYICEGQSLADQNATEETKGLSLKEILSHKESWAIVVGRFFLEPIWWLFVGWMPIYLFDVYGFNVKEVGMFAWVPYVGAAIGSIAGGYVSGKIIAKTNSINKGRKITILIGGIIMIIGLISTVLFASTPERFVSIVFIVLFGFQFAIGNVQTLPSDLFSGKSVGSLAGLGGMVGVFSVIIMNFLVPIIAEVSYTPIFIAIAIFVPLGVGAIYYFAKNIESLE, from the coding sequence ATGAAAATTAAAGGACTGCGTTGGTTGATTATTGCATTAATATTTCTTGCAACAGTAATTAATTATATAGACCGAAGTGCGCTTTCAATTATGTGGGGAAATGAAAATGTGGATGGGTCTATATCCAAATCATTGGGACTTACAAAAAATGATTATGGTTTAATTTTAAACATATTTATGGTTGCTTATGCGTTAGGGCAGCTATTTTCAGGAAAAATATTTGATAAAGTAGGTACCAGAATAGGTTATGTATTAAGTATTGGGATTTGGAGTTTATCAACCATATTACATTCTACCATAAGAGGGTTCTATTCCATCGCTTTTTTTAGAAGTACTTTAGGCTTATCGGAAGCAGGAAATTGGCCAGGAGCTGTAAAAAGTAATGCGGAATGGTTTCCAATAAAAGAACGTGCCATCGCACAAGGATTATTTAATGCAGGAGCCTCAATCGGTTCTGTAATAGCGCCGCCATTTATAGCAACTCTTTTTGTGGCGTTTGGTTGGAGAACAACATTTATTGTGGTTGGGTCGCTTGGACTGTTGTGGATTATACCATGGTTATTAGTTAATAAAGCAGGTCCGAAAAAACATCCTTGGATAACAGAGGAAGAGAAAAAGTATATATGTGAAGGTCAAAGTTTAGCAGACCAAAACGCAACCGAAGAAACTAAAGGATTAAGTCTTAAGGAAATTTTATCTCACAAAGAATCATGGGCAATAGTAGTAGGGCGATTTTTTTTAGAACCTATTTGGTGGCTTTTTGTGGGCTGGATGCCTATATATCTTTTTGATGTTTATGGGTTTAATGTAAAAGAGGTAGGTATGTTTGCTTGGGTACCTTACGTTGGTGCAGCAATTGGAAGTATCGCTGGAGGGTATGTATCTGGTAAAATTATAGCAAAAACAAACTCCATTAATAAAGGTCGAAAAATAACCATTTTAATTGGTGGTATCATCATGATTATTGGTTTGATATCTACCGTATTATTTGCCTCAACCCCAGAACGTTTTGTATCCATTGTATTTATAGTATTGTTTGGTTTTCAGTTTGCTATTGGAAATGTACAGACCTTACCAAGCGATTTATTTAGTGGGAAATCGGTAGGTTCTTTAGCAGGATTAGGAGGTATGGTTGGCGTATTCTCTGTAATTATAATGAACTTTTTAGTCCCAATAATAGCGGAAGTATCATATACACCTATTTTCATAGCCATAGCCATATTTGTGCCTCTGGGTGTAGGTGCTATATATTATTTTGCAAAAAACATAGAATCATTAGAGTAA
- a CDS encoding glucose 1-dehydrogenase, producing MSNLKGKVAIVTGGGRDIGRAVCIKLAKEGAKVVVNYFDSEEHGKETVKNIKDNGGQAIAVFADVTKQKDIDNLVAKTVEAFGNKVDILVNVAGGLFGRKTIDEIDENFYNLIMDVNFKSTVFVTQAVVPLMGEGGAIVNFASQAGRDGGGPGAYLYAASKGAVSTFTRGLAKELGPKGIRVNALNPGMIATKFHDDFTKDQVRVNVANSTPLRREGRADEVADLVAYLAGDESSFLTGNNVDINGGLAFS from the coding sequence ATGAGTAATTTAAAAGGAAAAGTAGCTATTGTAACTGGAGGAGGACGTGATATAGGACGTGCAGTTTGTATTAAATTAGCAAAAGAAGGAGCTAAGGTCGTTGTTAATTATTTTGATAGCGAAGAACATGGTAAAGAAACCGTTAAGAACATTAAAGATAATGGCGGACAAGCTATTGCCGTATTTGCAGATGTAACTAAACAAAAAGACATTGATAATTTAGTAGCCAAAACAGTGGAGGCTTTTGGAAATAAGGTAGATATTTTAGTTAACGTAGCTGGTGGTCTTTTTGGGCGTAAAACTATTGATGAAATTGACGAAAATTTTTACAACCTTATTATGGATGTAAATTTTAAATCTACAGTTTTTGTAACTCAAGCAGTTGTACCTTTAATGGGAGAAGGCGGAGCTATTGTTAATTTCGCATCTCAAGCAGGAAGAGATGGAGGAGGTCCTGGAGCATATCTTTATGCAGCTTCAAAAGGAGCTGTATCTACTTTTACAAGAGGATTGGCTAAAGAATTGGGACCTAAAGGGATTCGTGTTAATGCACTAAACCCAGGTATGATTGCAACTAAATTCCATGACGATTTCACAAAAGATCAAGTACGGGTTAATGTAGCAAACTCTACCCCTTTAAGACGTGAAGGGCGTGCTGATGAAGTAGCCGATTTAGTCGCTTACCTTGCAGGAGATGAGTCTTCTTTCTTAACAGGAAATAATGTAGATATTAATGGTGGTTTAGCATTTAGTTAA
- the cydB gene encoding cytochrome d ubiquinol oxidase subunit II: MELFWYIVLMTMLTIYIILDGYDFGAGIIHLFFAKTEKDKKAITNAIGPFWDANEVWLIAVGGVLFFAFPTLYAASFSGFYLPLIMILWLLIFRAIGLELRGQIHNKLWETIWDKAFGIASLLLALFFGIALGNVVRGVNLGMVTNGVSAHEPHYFFLPLWNSSFSPHSEHLGIIDWFTILLGIIGVVALTIHGANWIIYKTNSDLNTKLRSVIFKLNFVLLALVIVSLLVWHIIEPKPFHNFIKHPWLWVFPLITFAGLFGLFKVKTFKKDGIGFIFSSLFLFGGLSSTVASIFPKLLPSTNTTNPDLTIYNMAADSYGLAVGLNWFIIAFILVIVYFIIQYKVFKGKMDDVGYGEH; this comes from the coding sequence ATGGAATTATTTTGGTATATCGTTTTAATGACCATGCTCACCATTTACATTATTTTAGATGGTTATGATTTTGGAGCTGGCATTATTCACTTATTTTTTGCTAAAACCGAAAAAGATAAAAAAGCCATTACAAATGCTATTGGCCCCTTTTGGGATGCTAATGAAGTATGGCTTATTGCTGTTGGAGGCGTCTTATTTTTTGCTTTCCCTACACTGTATGCAGCATCATTTAGTGGGTTTTATTTACCTTTAATAATGATTCTATGGCTGCTTATTTTCAGAGCCATTGGTTTAGAATTACGCGGACAAATACACAATAAACTATGGGAAACTATTTGGGATAAAGCCTTTGGTATTGCCAGTTTACTTTTAGCCTTATTTTTTGGAATTGCTCTAGGCAATGTGGTTAGAGGGGTTAATCTAGGTATGGTAACAAATGGCGTTTCCGCTCATGAGCCCCATTATTTCTTTTTACCTTTATGGAATTCAAGCTTTAGTCCACATTCTGAACATTTAGGTATCATCGATTGGTTTACTATTTTACTTGGAATTATAGGAGTTGTAGCATTAACCATTCATGGCGCTAATTGGATTATTTATAAAACTAATTCCGATCTAAACACCAAATTAAGAAGCGTCATCTTTAAATTAAATTTTGTTTTGCTTGCTTTGGTTATCGTATCATTATTAGTTTGGCATATTATAGAACCTAAGCCTTTTCATAATTTTATAAAACATCCTTGGCTTTGGGTGTTTCCTTTGATAACTTTTGCGGGCTTATTCGGTTTATTTAAAGTTAAAACATTTAAAAAAGATGGGATAGGATTTATTTTTTCATCTTTATTTTTATTTGGTGGTCTCAGCTCTACCGTTGCATCAATATTTCCTAAATTATTACCTTCCACGAATACTACAAATCCCGATTTAACCATCTATAATATGGCTGCAGATTCTTATGGCTTGGCAGTTGGTTTGAATTGGTTTATTATTGCTTTTATATTGGTTATCGTCTACTTTATAATTCAATACAAAGTTTTTAAAGGAAAAATGGATGATGTTGGGTATGGTGAACATTAA